A region of the Leptospira venezuelensis genome:
AGCATTAAGGATGTATATTTAGCTGCGGCAAACGGTTACCTTTCTTCCTTAGATCCTCATAGCCAAGTATTCCTAAAAGCTGCCTGGGAAGAATCCATGGCAAAAATCGAAGACGGAAGTTTCGAAGGAATTGGAGCAATCTTAAGCGGTGGCGGTAATAAGGAAGTTATCGTTGAAAATCCTCTAGAAGGAAGACCTGCTGTCACAGCAGGAGTTCGCGCCGGAGATGTAATCCTTGCAGTGGATGGAAAATCCACAAAAGGAATGTTACTAGACAAAGTAGTAGAAAGGATCAAAGGAAAAAAAGGATCCAAAGTAGTTCTAACCATCCGCAGAAAAGGAGTGGCTGGAACTTTGGCTATCGAAGTGATCCGAGACACAATTGAGATCCGAAATATCACAAGCAAGTTGATAGACAATCATCCTTATATTGGATATATTAAGTTAACTGGTTTCGTAAAATCAGATCCGTCCGTTGATAAAGAATTCGTTCAACATTTCAAAGAATTAGAAAAACAATCTACTTCCAAAGGAACCAAACTGAAAGCGCTGGTTTTAGATCTAAGAAATAACCCAGGAGGTTATTTGGATCTAGCAATTGATCTTGCAGATATGTTTGTGACGAACGGGCTTATCGTTTCCGTAAAAAGCCCGAACAGAAGTCCTGAAGATTCTAACGCCGGCAAAAAAGATCTAACGGATCTACCTGTTGCAGTTCTAATAAATGCTAAGTCCGCTTCTGCTTCTGAGATTGTAGCTTCTGCACTGAAACATCACGGTAGAGGTTTGATTCTTGGAGAAAGATCTTTTGGAAAAGCAACAGTTCAAAAACTACAAGAGTTAAGAGGGAACGGAGCTTATTATATTAAGCTGACTCAGTCCAGATATTATGCTCCTTCTGGAAATACGATCCAAGTAGTCGGAGTTAAACCTGATGTGGATGTTTCTTCCGAAGAAGATGGAAGTTTTCCTTTTCATTATCGCGAAGAGAATATGTGGAATCACCTTCCTGAACTGCCTTCTTCCGCTGAGGAAAAAAGCCATTTCGACGTGAAAAAATTAGAAGGTTGGGTCAAATCGAACGGACAAGCAGAGAAGTTCATACAAGAACATAAAAACGATCCGATCAAGCCTGACTTCCAATTGATCCGTTCCATAGATTACGTAGATGCTCTTTTAAACACTGGCACAAAACGTAAGTAATCTAATCTCGGCGGTGTGATAGCCGCCGATTGTCTAAAAATGCCAAGAATAAAAACCGATTTTTTAGTCATTGGGAGCGGTATTACCGGTCTTTTCCAAGCATTAAAACTTTCTAATGTTGGTCAGACAGTGATCGTGACCAAGAAGTCTGATTATGAGTCTAATACCAACTACGCACAGGGCGGGATCGCTTCCGTATTTGCGCAGGGAGACAAATTCGAGGATCATGTAAAAGACACCCTCGAATCCGGAGCAGGATTATGTGATCCGGAAGCCGTTCGAGTTTTAGTTAAAGAAGGCCCCCCTTTAGTCAAAGAACTTTTAGAATACGGTGTTCCATTCAACCTGAACCAAGAGGGAGAATTCGATCTTCATAGAGAAGGTGGACATGGAACAAATCGAATTGTCCACGCTCATGACAGAACAGGTCACGAGATCGAAAAAACACTTCTACAAATCGTAAAACAAAATCCAAATATTCAAATATTAGAATACCATACTGTCGTAGATCTGATCACACCACACCATCTCAAAAAGAAGGGTTTAATCTGTTTTGGGGCATATGTTCTTTCTAATCAAACCGAAGAGATCATTCCAATACTTGCTAAAAAAACGATCATTGCAAGCGGCGGAGCCGGACAGGTATATTCTCATACTACAAACCCAAAAATTGCAACTGGTGATGGAGTTGCATGTGCCTATCGTGCAGGTGCAGAGATCAGGAATATGGAATTCTATCAGTTCCACCCTACTTCTCTCTATCATGAAAAAGGAGATTCATTTCTAATCTCTGAAGCAGTGCGAGGGAAAGGTGCAGTATTACTCGGAATGGACGGAGAACCGTTCATGAAAAAATACCATCCAATGGCTGATCTCGCTACTAGAGATATAGTTGCAAGAGCCATTGACGCAGAAATGAAGAAGTCAGGAGATCCTCATGTTTGGTTGGATATCTCACATAAACCTGCAGCCGAGATCAAGGAAGCATTTCCTTCTATCTATGCAAAATGTCTTGAATTAGGAATAGATATCACTACTGATCCGATCCCAGTTGTGCCTGCGGCCCATTTTATGTGCGGCGGGATCGCAACAGATCTTTGGGGAAAAACTCGAATAGAAAATCTTTTTGCCGCCGGAGAAGCTTCCTGTACTGGAGTTCATGGTGGTAACCGCCTTGCATCCAATAGTTTATTAGAATGTCTTGTATTCTCTAATCGTATCGCAGAAGAAATCCGTAAAAATCCTCCAAACTTCCTACCTGAGCATGACCAGATCCCTGCTTGGGACAAGGAAGGTTTGGTAAATACGGAAGAATGGGTATTGATCTCTCATGATCTTTCAGAGATCAAAAATACAATGTCCAATTATGTGGGAATTGTCCGCTCTAATTTGCGCTTAGAAAGAGCAAAAAGAAGAATGGATCTGATCTACGCAGAGGTCAGAGACTATTATAACAGAACAATAGTTACAAATCCTCTATTAGAACTTCGTAATTTGGTATTAGTAGCTGAATTGATTATTCGTTCTGCTCTTGCAAGACATGAAAGTAGAGGACTTCATTACTCTACTGATTATCCGGAGAACAGATCCCCATCCAGGCATGATACAATTCTGATCAATGACCTGGTTCATGGAGATCTCCAGGCCCCGTTATAATATTTTCACGCAGAGGCGCTGAGACACAGAGTTTTTGATTTACTATTCCAAAATCAACCCTCGGCGACTTTGCGTCTCCGCGTGTAAAAATACTCTGCGTCTCTATTAAACTCTGCGTCTTATCTTACACAGCGAACAAAGTATCTGCTGGTTTTGCTATAAGACTCATCGTCTCCGAATTTGTCTCTGGTAAAGGATACCGCCCTAGCTGTCTTACCACCGACATCTTGTTCGTTAGATGTTGAACTCCAATAGTATGACTCTATCGTATCAGGAAATTTCAAAAGCATGAAGTTACGGCTATTAGAGCTTAAATATTTTAACTCTAAGAAACTAGCTACTCTCCAATCTGTATGACCTCCTGTGTTATCATTCGCACAAGAATCATATGCTTCTGAAGTACCGGGGATACCTATCGGCGATACTGTCGTAAGTGTTTGAGGAATTCCTAAAGTATTACAAGAACTCAGATCTACACTACAATATTGTAATTCTTTCGCTCCAAAGGAACTTGGATTTGCTAAAGTTCCACTTGCTCCTCTACAACTAAAACTAGTCGCTGTTCCGCTGAACTCTTGGCCTTGGCTACATGTCTTCCACATCAGACCGCTCGTTGCATCCGTTGTTGTTCCATCTCCATTATTAGTGAAACTTTGGAAGAACAGTGCTCCCGCTATTAAATCACTTTCATCTTCTTCTCTGAAGCCATAAGGACTACGATCTAATTTCTCTTCACAACCCATCGCAAGTAGACTAAACGCGAATAAGGTGAATAAGGATCTTATTATATAATATACTTTTCTCATTTCTTTTTCCTTAGAACGCGTGGCTGAAGTTTACGAATAATTGTTCGTCTTCTCTAGATTTTGCCCAGTCGATCATGATGATTGTAGCCATATTCCATGCGATCCTAAGTCCTAGACCATGTGAATATTTATAATCCTTGGTTCCGACTTTATGTTCGTCATCCCAGACTCGTCCAAAGTCCATAAAAGGAACTAGGTTGAATGCGAAGTATTCATCACCGACACGTAAGGATCCGAATTTCCATCTTACCTCGATATTACCCCAACCCATCATTCTTCCTACGAAACGGTCTTGTTTGTAACCGCGGATGGTACGAATACCTCCAAGTCCTCCAATTAAACCTTCCGTTCCCCACATGTTTCTATATTCGAAGAATGGAACGTCTCCTTCAGACAAACCTGCTCCGAAGCGAGAAGCAATAACAAGTTTTTCGAAAGCTTTAGGAAACGGGCTCCAGAAAAATTTCCCTTGTGCAAAATATTTTTGGAAATTGAAATCCGAACCAAATGTCTTGCTGTTTTTCTCAAAGGTTCCTTCTAAGAATACACCACTGTTCGGATCAGGTTCGAAGTCACGAGTATCATATACCAATGCAAGACGAACTGCATTTACATAACCACCATGATAACCTAAGATCTTTCCAGCTTGTGCATCTTCGGTCAAACGGGTTTTAGCGTTAGGCACATTTGCTCCGTAGTCCATACCGAGAACTGGATCATATCCCGGCGCTTTCCTTCCATCAAAGGTTCTGATAATATTTTCGGAAGCTTTGATCCCGGCGACCACACGAACCGTTCCACCAAAGAAAGATCGTTCCGTACTCAGGTTGATCATAGGAGTTTCTATGATATATCCGTTATACATTTTGTTTGTAACAACGAAACCTGGCTGGCTTGGAACTCCGTAATAGGTATTTCCTCCAAAGGAAACCGGATCCTGAGGACCTCCTGGTCTATAATAACTGAAGTTTTTACTTTGATCCGCAAAAGTTGCGTTATTAACGTAATCTCCACCGGGCTGGTTTCGATCGTAATAACTCAAAGTTTTTAGGGAACCTTCACCTATTCCAAAATAAAGAGTGGTTGGTGTGATTGTTAGGAATGCATCTGCACGAAGGCGCCATTGCGTATTTGCAATAAATGGCATATCCAAACTAAGCTGATGATATTGAGCATTCTTACTAGTATTAAAATACTGCGCAAAAAATCTTACTCTATACGGAGTATAATCAAATAACGGATCTGTTTTTAGACCGTTATTATATGCATAAGCACGAACACCAAAACCAACACCCTCGAGAGGATCAGAATTGATTAGAGGAAGTCCAGTAGGATACCAACCTTCCCGTTTAACTGCTAAGTCTTTTGCACAAAGCTGTTTAGAAGAATCCATATGAAACGGTAAATTTTTACGAGCAGGTGGCTTCTCGCATCCCGGTTCTGGAATATAATCATCGGCGCTTAATTCTAGAACGCCTCCCACAAAACAAATCGCTAGCACCAGCGATTTAATTTTCTTAATCCTCATGTATACCCCGGATTTAAGATTTTAAGTTCGTTAGTTATTGAAGTTATAAGAGCTTATGTCAATTGAAAATTTCGAATTAGAGCTTTAGTGACCCCGTTCATCACGCAAAAGTTCCCTTTCATCACAGTAGTAATAAAAAAAATAGCAGCATACATTAGAAAAACACGATTTCGACCCAGATATAAGAGAGATATAAGTGAACTCTCGTTTAAGTCATATAAAGAAGTGGAGAAGGTAAATTAGAACATTAATGATTTTTAATATTAAATAAGACTCACAGAGTTATGGAGCCACCGAGTTCTTTCACACAGAGACACAAAGGCACGAAGACCATAAAGCAGGAAGAGCAAATGTAGGATTTCCTACAAAATACTCCTCTGAATCTCCGTGACTCTGTGTGAAAACTCCCTGTGTTTCTATTAACTCTGCGTCTTATCTTACACAGCGAACAAAGTATCTGCTGGTTTTGCTATAAGACTCATCGTCTCCGAATTTGTCTCTGGTAAAGGATACCGCCCTAGCTGTCTTACCACCGACATCTTGTTCGTTAGATGTTGAACTCCAATAGTATGACTCTATCGTATCGGGAAATTTCAAAAGCATGAAGTTACGGCTATTAGAGCTTAAATATTTTAACTCTAAGAAACTAGCTACTCTCCAATCTGTATGACCTCCTGTGTTATCATTCGCACAAGAATCATATGCTTCTGAAGTACCGGGGATACCTATCGGCGATACTGTCGTTAGTGTTTGAGGAATTCCTAAGGTATTACAAGAACTCAGATCTACACTACAATATTGTAATTCTTTCGCTCCAAAGGAACTTGGATTTGCTAAAGTTCCACTTGCGCCTCTACAACTAAAGCTAGTCGCTGTTCCGCTGAACTCTTGGCCTTGGCTACATGTCTTCCACATCAGACCACTCGTTGCATCCGTTGTTGTTCCATCTCCATTATTAGTGAAACTTTGGAAGAACAATGCTCCCGCTATTAAATCACTTTCATCTTCTTCTCTGAAGCCATAAGGACTACGATCTAATTTCTCTTCGCAACCCATCGCAAGTAGGCTAAACGCGAATAAGGTGAATAAGGATCTTATTATATAATATACTTTTCTCATTTCTATTTCCTTAGAACGCGTGGTTGAAGTTTACGAATAATTGTTTATCTTCTTTGGAAACCGCGTAGTCGAACATGATAATCGTTGTTTGGTTCCAAGCAATCCTAAGTCCAATACCTCGAGAATATTTGTAATCCTTGGTTCCGACTTTATGTTCGTCGTCCCAAATTCGCCCAAAGTCCATAAAAGGAACTAGGTTGAATGCGAAGTGTTGGCCCGCAACAGAAAGTGAGCCAAACTTCCAACGAAGTTCGATATTACCCCAACCCATTGCACGTCCCACAAAACGGTCTTGTTTATAACCTCTTAATGTAGTACGTCCACCTAGTCCGGAGATCACACCTTCCGTTCCCCACATATTTCTATATTCGAAGAATGGTGCATCACCTTCAGTAACAGAGAAACCGCCTCGTCCCGCGACAACCAATTTGTCGAAAACTTTAGGAAATGGGCTCCAAAAGAATTTAGCCTGAGTAAAATATTTAGAATAATCAAAATTAGATCCAAAAGTTTTTGCAGATCTTTCGTAGGTTGCTTCTAAGAACACACCTTGGTTTGGATCCGGTTCCAAGTCTCTTGTATCATAAACCATTCCTAAGCGAAGTGTATTTACCATACCACCATGATAACCTAAGATCTTTCCAGAGTTATAGTCTTCGGTAATTTTAGTAGTACCGTTAATCGCCTTTCCCCCCGAATTGATCCCGAATCCATCTAAGTAAGGATCGGTACCATTGGCGAGAGTTCCATCAAATGCTCTTACGATATTCTGAGACATACGAACTCCCGCTACAAGTCGGACAGTTCCACCAACGTAAGATCTTTCTCCGCTCAACATCGCAGTAGGAGAGATCAAATTATACCTGTTATACTGAGAATCTGTTACTCTAAATCCGTTTTGAGCCGGAAATCCGTTGTATACAGCACCATTGATATCTACAGGATCTCCAGGGCCACCCGGTCTAGTATAAGCCAGGTTTCGTTGTTGGTCAGCAAAGGTTGAGTTAGTATGAACTGCGCCGCCATCCTGATTCCTATCAGTATAACTTAAAGTTTGGAGAGAAGATTCTCCCAAACCGAAGAATAACGTATTCGGGTTTGCATCGTATACACCTTCTCCTCTCAAACGCCATTGTGTTCCGAACACATAAGGAGCATCGAAAGCGATATCCTGATACTGACGTTGTTTTGTGGTATTGAAGTACTGAGCGTAAATCCTGAATTTGTAAGGAGTGTATTCAAAAAACGGATCTTCTTTCTTTCCATTATTATATGCGAATACACGAATTCCGTAACCAATCCCTGTATTCGGATCCGAATTTAAAAGAGGAAGTCCAGTTGGGAACCAACCTTCCTTCTTCTTTTCTAGATCCTTTTTACAAAGTTGTCTTTTAGGACTTATGTAAAATGGTAGATCCGTTCTTTCAGGTGGTTTTTCACAACCATCCAAAAGACCTGGATCAGCGGAGATATTTTGAGTCGAAACAAAGGCCAATATAGCAATTATGCCAATGCGAGTAAGGAAATGCTTCATGCAGTACCTGGAAATTTTTATGGAATTCGCAATGTATAATAGTGTCTTAACCGATGTCAAATTTATTCCTGGAACCTTTTCTTTTGATCCAGGGTCATGGGCTTCAGCTTGAACCCTATTCTAAAATTATCATATCGTTTGTTCGAAATAAGAATTTAATTTTTAACAATACTGAAATGTTGCAGTTCTAAAAAACATTTCAGTATATACGTAAGAGGAAATTTATTATTCGCTTAATTTGATAAGCAATTGGTCTTGGGAAACGATATCACCTGGATGAGCGAGTACATCCTGAACCGTTGCATCAGCTCCAGCCTTCAATGCATGCTCCATCTTCATCGCTTCCACAACGGCAAGAATCTGTCCTTTTTTAACAGAGTCTCCTGACTTCACCTCTACCTTAATGATCTTTCCTGGCATCGGACTTTTGATCTCTAAAGATGCGGTTTGCGCATCGGAGGTTTCTCTTCCTTTGATGGCAAACTGAAATGTTTTTCCTTTCGTATGAATGAAAAGTCTTCCACTTCTAAGTAATGCTATACTTCCATCTGGTAATGAATAAGAACCATCTTTCTCTTTGGTCCAAGAATAATGAGTCAGAAGTGATTCCCATTTTTTTTCCGGACCGAATAGTCTGGAGGAAGAATCTCCCAGATCTAATACGTATTCTTTTTCTTTCCATTGGAGTCGGAACAAGCGGTTCAAGATATTTCTCCCCAAACTCCGTTCGGCCCGACGGCTTCCCATACGGAGGAAGTTTTCACTGTACGATTCGCAAGAAAAGAAGCGGTTCTCATGAGAGCCTCTTTTTCTTCTCCGGATTCTTCCCAAACTATATTATGCTTTTCTAAAAAGTGGGTGTCCGTATGTCCCTTTACGAATTCAGAATGTTCCAGGATTGCTTTTAGATAATTCAGGTTCGTGATCGGCCCGAATACGATTATTTCTTCTAGGCCTGCGATCAGGTTTTTGCGTGCTTCTTCTCTTGTTTTTCCTATACCAATCACTTTCGCAAGCATTGGATCATAATAGAGAGAAACTTCAGAACCGGTAATTACTCCAGAGTCCACTCTAAGATTTTGAACTTCAGGAAATCTTGCGAGTTCTATCTTCCCGATAGAAGGCAGGAACTCATTCTCAGGATCTTCTGCATATAATCTGACTTCGATTGCATGTCCGTTTTGAGCTGGAGATTTTCCTCCGGTGAGTTTTTCGATACTCATACCTTCTGCAATTCGGATCTGCCACTCTACTAGATCAAAACCAGTTACGGATTCAGTGACAGGATGTTCCACCTGCAATCTTGTATTCATTTCCAAGAAGTAGAATGATCCATCTTCTCCCAAAATGAATTCAACCGTTCCGGCACCAATATAGCCAATGGAAGAAGCGGCCTTGACTGCAACTTCGCAGATTTTTTGTTTCAAGTCGGAAGGCAGATTAGGTGCAGGAGATTCCTCCACTACTTTCTGGTGTCTTCTCTGGATGGAACATTCTCTCTCGAATAGATGGGTTATATTCCCGGAAGAATCTCCAAATACCTGAACTTCAATATGTCTAGGATTTATAATATACTTTTCTAAGAATACTCTTGCGTCTCCGAAAGCGTTTCCTGCCTCTCTCTGGGCGGATTCTAATGCAGGTAAAAATTCATCTTTGGAAAAGACACGTTTCATCCCTTTTCCACCGCCGCCAGCACTTGCCTTGATCATGACGGGGAATCCGATCCTCTCTGCTTCTTTTAATAAAACGAAAGTGTCCTGGGAATCCCCTTCATATCCAGGAACAACTGGAACTTTAGCCTTCTCCATTGCTGCGCGAGAACGGATCTTGTCCCCCATTAGGTCCACGGTCTCTGCCTTAGGCCCTAAAAAAGAAATCCCCGCTTTAGAAAGTTCTCTCGCAAATTCAGCCTTTTCAGATAAAAATCCATAACCAGGATGAACTGCATCCGCTCCCGTTTCCTTGATAGCTTTAAGTATATTAGGGATTACTAAATAAGATTTAGAAGGTTCAGACTGGCCTAAATAAAAAGAAAAGTCTGCGGCCTTTACGAATGGAGCATCCTTATCAGCATCTGAATATACAGCTACTGTTTCTATGCCTAACCTTTTGCAGGTCTTTTGGATTCGGAGAGAGATTTCTCCTCTGTTTGCGATGAGTAGTCTTTTGATCACTTTGATTTAGAAGAGACAGGCTCGCGCACTGTTCCGACCTCGGAGTCTAATGCGATTTTTTCCTTGCTCATGGTTTCGTATAAGAAATCTCTAAAACTCTCCCAGTTCTCGTGTGTCCAGGGTTCGTATCTTCCTATAAATTTATATCCAACTTTTGCAAACATAGGTTCTGTTTGGTAAGTGGTGATCCCTGATTTTAGGACTACTGCTACAGGAATTTTATTCTCATAAGCGAGTTTAATCATTCCTTTTTGCATAGGCTGGATAATTTCCGAATAAGAGTTATGACCTTCCGGATAAACAATATAAGAAGTAGTGGAAAGTCCCTTTATTAAATTACGAACAGATACCGCAATTGTAGCAGCTTTGGAAGTTTCGAAAACCTGAGAACCCATTGCTTTCATCCACCAATAGGCGACTAAAGTTTTTTTAATCACTTGGTTTGCCAAATACGGTTTATTCACCACCAGGCAATCATAAGGAAAATCTATTTCGTTCACATGATTTAAGAAGATCATATGACCCTTTTCAGGGATCTGCATTTCATTCTTTATCATCAGATCCGTTTTGGTCATACGGATCACTGCGGTTCCCCAAGTTTTTGAACCTCTTAAAAAAGCTGCGTATTGTTTTTCCCTCTTACTTAGGATTGCATAAAAAATCCCGGCGACCATAGAAGGAAATGCTACCGTAAGTACCAGTCTTAGGGTTACGACATAGGTTCGTAATACCAGTTTGCGATACTTCGGGGAAAACCTGCCCAAACGGCTTTCCATAAACTTGAGTGGATTCATGCGAACTATGCTTTAGTATATCACTGAACAAGGAAAGCAAATTCTTAACATAAGTCAAAACAAGGAATACAGATAGAACAATTCATCTCGGACATAACTTACGATGTTCGCTTTAAGCGGAATAGGATGACAGAAATAAAAAAGCCTGTCCCTTTTTGGAAACAGGCCTTTTCATTTTTTCAGAAGAATGGAAAGATCTTACTTATTAGGTTGGCTCGCAGCTGCAGCTTGTTTTCTTTTCTGAGCTCCAGGAGGAATTTTATCTCCCAGAAGTTTTTTACGAGTCTCTGCGTCCCAACGAAGATACAGTTTATTGTCGATCTCGTCGTCATAAACTCTGCCTAAAATATCCACGGCGTCTCTGCGATAATCATCCGGAATTCTTTTATCAAACACAGGACTCATTCTATTATCTGCACGAACCAGAGGGTTTGTAGAGAAGTCATAAGTAACTCCTTCTACGGAAACAACTTCACCAGGAGTGACCTCTCCGATCTCGTTACGAGTCTCTTCAGTTTTAGCGTCAGATCTTTGCAGATAATAATTATCATAAGGATATTTAAGTTTGAAAATATTCATCGCATTGGATCTTGCGTCCCTGCAAAGATTGATCGCTCCCAAATACATTTCGATGCGATGTTTTCTGTGCTCAGGTTGGAGTTTTTGGTGTTTCTCCAAATGTTTTTCTATCTTAAGTGCGTTATTACGTGCTTCCTTGGCTTCTCCCAAGAATTGATAACCTAACTCCATATTTTTTTCGATGGTGTATTTATTCACCACGTAATGGAATTCGCGCGGGTTGTACATCCTGCGAGTATAAGGAGCTTCTCTATTCTCCTTAATGTCCGCACGGATATAACTTGTTTTTCCATATTCCACGGAAATATCCACAAGAGCTCTATCCATAGGATTGTTTGGATTTTTCTTTTCGATCGCGGTTTTTAGGATCTCTTCTGTTCTTTCCACATAAGCTTGTGAAAGTTCTTCCAGAAGAAGTTCCATTCCAAGTTGGGATTCCAAAAATCTACGATAAGAATTTACGAAATTCCCTTCGAAGAAATATAGAAGACCTTCTTGGTACAATCTTTTTAATTCTTTGTACTTCGCGAGTCTCTCCCCATCTGCCTGAGGTTGACCCGTTCCGGAGGTTTTTACCTCTCCCGGATAATTTTTTACGACCGGCTCTATTGCTCTTAAATAAGTTAAGAGCTCTATCCTCTTCTTATACGATTTCATAGAAACGGCTTCGCCGTGTAATAGAACTGGGGCGACTAACATCGCAATCATGAAAACGAGAAGTTTTTTCATTGGAGGACCTTTTCCTTAGTATCTTCCTGAGAAGACCGGGTTCAACCCGAAAATCGTGCTTTTCTTCT
Encoded here:
- a CDS encoding 1-acyl-sn-glycerol-3-phosphate acyltransferase; this encodes MNPLKFMESRLGRFSPKYRKLVLRTYVVTLRLVLTVAFPSMVAGIFYAILSKREKQYAAFLRGSKTWGTAVIRMTKTDLMIKNEMQIPEKGHMIFLNHVNEIDFPYDCLVVNKPYLANQVIKKTLVAYWWMKAMGSQVFETSKAATIAVSVRNLIKGLSTTSYIVYPEGHNSYSEIIQPMQKGMIKLAYENKIPVAVVLKSGITTYQTEPMFAKVGYKFIGRYEPWTHENWESFRDFLYETMSKEKIALDSEVGTVREPVSSKSK
- a CDS encoding LIC11274 family protein; the encoded protein is MKKLLVFMIAMLVAPVLLHGEAVSMKSYKKRIELLTYLRAIEPVVKNYPGEVKTSGTGQPQADGERLAKYKELKRLYQEGLLYFFEGNFVNSYRRFLESQLGMELLLEELSQAYVERTEEILKTAIEKKNPNNPMDRALVDISVEYGKTSYIRADIKENREAPYTRRMYNPREFHYVVNKYTIEKNMELGYQFLGEAKEARNNALKIEKHLEKHQKLQPEHRKHRIEMYLGAINLCRDARSNAMNIFKLKYPYDNYYLQRSDAKTEETRNEIGEVTPGEVVSVEGVTYDFSTNPLVRADNRMSPVFDKRIPDDYRRDAVDILGRVYDDEIDNKLYLRWDAETRKKLLGDKIPPGAQKRKQAAAASQPNK